In Zingiber officinale cultivar Zhangliang chromosome 3B, Zo_v1.1, whole genome shotgun sequence, a single window of DNA contains:
- the LOC122054921 gene encoding uncharacterized protein LOC122054921 gives MNKSLDEAKEIIENMAQNHHQWASERSSGSFTGNPIKALGKFNVDAVTLMFAKLDALTKKFDAMGGSTANVIACVCDTCGGKPDLNPVEHCNRIELRSGRTVGDPQTTTQKELDLEKEHSLLPPNQTQNRDGEETTKKKLIASQKDEEFSRFLKKIKEIYIEVPLIDVLHQMPKFAKFLKGILSNRRQKGDFETVALTENYSALLMANPPPKLQDPGSFSISCRIGPELVPRAFCDLGASVSLLPYSLCKKLGL, from the exons ATGAACAAAAGCCTCGATGAAGCCAAAGAGATCATAGAAAATATGGCTCAGAACCACCATCAATGGGCATCTGAAAGATCCAGTGGCTCTTTTACGGGGAATCCAATTAAAGCGTTAGGGAAATTCAACGTAGATGCAGTTACACTGATGTTTGCGAAGCTGGACGCTCTAACTAAGAAATTTGATGCAATGGGAGGCAGCACAGCTAATGTAATAGCATGTGTTTGCGACACTTGTGGAG GGAAACCAGATTTAAATCCAGTGGAACATTGCAACCGCATTGAACTGAGGAGTGGACGTACTGTGGGAGATCCCCAAACCAccactcagaaggagcttgacTTAGAGAAAGAGCACTCTCTCCTCCCGCCCAATCAGACTCAAAACAGGGATGGAGAAGAGACTACTAAGAAG AAGCTTATAGCATCCCAGAAAGATGAAGAGTTCAGCCGATTCCTGAAGAAGATCAAAGAAATCTACATAGAAGTACCATTGATAGATGTGCTGCACCAAATGCCGAAGTTCGCGAAGTTTCTAAAGGGAATATTATCTAACAGAAGGCAGAAGGGTGACTTCGAGACTGTAGCATTAACAGAAAATTACAGCGCCCTCCTTATGGCGAATCCCCCACCGAAGCTTCAGGATCCAGGAAGTTTCTCCATATCGTGCAGAATTGGTCCTGAACTCGTACCGAGAGCTTTCTGCGACTTGGGGGCCAGCGTCAGCCTACTTCCGTACTCCTTATGCAAGAAGTTGGGCCTCTAG